DNA sequence from the Epinephelus fuscoguttatus linkage group LG2, E.fuscoguttatus.final_Chr_v1 genome:
acTGACATCttctgtatgtaatatactgagTATTGATAAGTAGTATGGAAATGCACTGGTGCCACGCCAGAAACGTAAACTGATCAGATTAGGATGAGAGGCTGGATGAGAATAGATTTTGGGATACTAGAATAAATGTAGACAAGGTATACATTGGTACAAGATCAATAGAAGCAGGGGTCTACCACAGCAGACAGGAccccaggtgcaggctgtgcgaagatgctcctgagacagttcagcacataacagcagggtgtaagatgcaggAAGAGCGCCATAACCAAGTGACTggcatagtgtacaggaacatctgcactgagtatgggctggaagtcccaaggtcaCACCTCCTAAGGTGGATGAGAATGACcaagctaagatcctgtgggacttccagatccagactgacaaactggtgatggctgACCAACCAGACATGGTGCTGatggacaaacaacagaagaaggcagaGGTGATGGATGACAGCAACATCGGGAGGAAGGAACACGAGAAGCTTGAAAAATAGtgctgaaagaggagctagaaaagatgCAGGGAGtgaaggcaacagtggtgccagtggtaatGGGAGCACTGGGAGCTGTggcccccaaactgggagagtggctccagcagattccaggtacaacatctgaggtctgtgtccagaagagtgcagtcctGGCAGCTACAATActgaaccctcaaactcccaggacTGGTAGAGGACGTGAGCCTGAGGAAGACATGCcaagctttttaattttttttatatattttttaatttatatttatcaatatatttatttgtaaatatgTAGAATATAAAttacttttattgtatttaatcaTGCAGTATAACATAAACTAGATCCTGTTTTTTATGTCCTCCGGAACGCTAGGTGGCGCTGTGCAGCGTAGAGCTGGTATTACAATCCGCCTAAAACCGCATTGAAGAAGAAGACATAAGCCGGAAGCGGAAGTGTAGTGGAAAACATGGCGGCGCCCTGTGCGTACACATTCAGGGCGAGTCGTTTTCAGTCTATAAAACTGTTCTAACGTCCTCTCTGACTCTGTGGACACTTTATCTTGAGAGCtgaagacacagctggagtcaGGATGTGGACGAAGACAGCCGGAGCGTCCCTGAGGATGATGAGTCACCTTCATCGCTGCTGTGTCCACACAGTGTGGAGGAGGACGGCTGACGGCAGACAGACTCAGCTGCGGCTCTGCAGGCTGCTCTCATCATCCGGACCCCCCTGGAGGGTCCTGTTCTTCGGCTCCGACCAGTTCGCTGTGGAGTCCCTCAAACTACTCTCATCCAGCAGGTGGGACACGAGTCCTCCTTCAAGGGTTAATATGATCAGAGACAGGTGACACTGCACATCACACTGAGAAagtgaatcagaatcagaatcagaaatactttattgatccccgaggggaaattatttatgttacaggtgctccttgcaagagaggaaagatacgtgaaaatataagaaatttaaacaacagtatttacaaatatatagttaaataaacaagaattattaacaaacatcaACGTaagtatgtatatatatatatatatatatatatgtgtgtgtgtaagttgaacaagattatttatacaaacagaatatatacagtcagggtgaatggggttattgcacaagttacattggattattgcagtgtgtgaaatagtctcagggccactcagaggagttgtacagtttgatggccacgggcaggaatgatttcctgtggcactcagtggtacatcttggtggtatgagtctcccactgaaagtactcctgtgcctgaccagcacatggtggagtgggtgtgagacattgtccaagatagttcgtagcttagacagcatcctcctctctgacaccaccatcagagagtcacactccgttcccacaacgtcactggccttgcggatcagtttgttgagtctgttggcgtccgccaccctcagcctgctgccccagcacacagcagcatagaggatagcactggccaccacagactcatagaagatcctgagcatagtccggcagatgttgaaggacctcagtcgcctcagaaaatagagacggctctggcccttcctgtagagagcgttagtgttcttagcccagtccagtttatagtcaatgtgtacccccaggtacttatagtcctctacaatgtccacactgaccccctggatggaaacagggatcaccggtgtcttggtcctcctcagatccacagccagttcctttgtctttgccacgttgagctgcagatggttctgctcacaccatgtgacaaagttatccacaacagccctgtactcatcctcatcacccttggtgatacagccaactatagcagagtcatcagaaaacttctcaagatggcaggtctcagtgcgatagctgaagcccgtggtgtagagggtgaagaggaagggagagaggacagtcccctgcggggccccggtattgctgaccactctgtctgacacacagcgttgcaagcgcaaatactgtggtctgccagtcaagtagtctacaatccaggacaccaggggggcatccacctgcattgctgtcagcttgtcacccagtagagctggacggatggtgttgaacgcactggagaagtcaaaaaacatgaccctcacagtgctcgccggcttATCCAAATGGGCGTAGACgcggttgagcaggtagatgatggcgtcctcaaaTCCAAGTCAGGGCTGATAGGcaaactggagggggtccaaaagtggcttgaccatgggccggagctgctccaagatgagtctctccagggtcttcatgatgtgggaggtcaatgccacgggtctgtagtccttggagccactgggatGCGACGTCTTAggcacaggaacgaggcaggatgtcttccacagcaaggggaccctctggagactcaggctcatgttgaagacatgctgaagtactccacatagctggggggcacaggctttgagcaccctggggctgacgccatcagggcctgcagccttatttgagtggagtctcatcatcatcatggccCACGTTAAACACTAACATACATATTTTCATAACAAACATTGGGCCTCGTGCAGCAACATGCTCTGAAATATCATCTCATATTTCCTCCTAATTTTGTGTTTAGAGAAAAACATAAGAGAAGTCAAccatttttgggtgaactgtccctttaagtgcgGTCACAAAAAGGCTTAAACTGACGACAGGTGTATTTGTTGGAGCTCTTCATCTTGCAACTCATGAAGAGAGTGTGTGACACTAACCTTAATGTTGTGTGTGTAGGAGCTCCAGTGGGGGGGTGGTGGAGTCCCTGGAAGTTGTGACTTTGTCTGGTGACGTCCCAGTGAAGAAGTTCGCTCAGCATAACCACATCCCACTCCACAGCTGGCCCCCCGACACTGCTGAGGGACAGTTTGATGTCGGGGTGGTGGTGTCCTTTGGCTGTTTACTGCCCGAGCGTCTGATCAACAAGTTCCCACAGTGAGTATTTATGTctctcagggtgctttcacacctgccctgcagtcacatgacacattgtttgggttaaacatgagcatgttacagtcctggaggattattaatgtgcacctcctcctgtactgccttaatatgcacattcagcacatccaatgcatcaaaacattgttttctagttggagccgcgtttgcctcgttttcaaactgtatgctttgactaaaatgaacaatgacagcaatatagtccacgatgagcagcgctaaaatcaacctgcgtagttgtccctccattgtgacattagaaagtgtcacatttatcttgcaagtgtactcttcttcaacgtttgctttacttcctggatttttcccacatggaaattctgacctatcaagagcagctttctcacacaaggcatttgatctggtcctcttgtaaatgctgccgtgagaacaccaaccaactctaggcaattatacaactttggaacaacatgagtccctgattcagaccaaaggagacgactctagggctgacagcagcctagAATATGACGACACATTACTCACTGAGGTTTCAACTGCCTGATCATCTGACTGCTGTTCGAGGTCAACAGATTTATCAGTTTGGCTAATTAATTGGCACCTCTAGCACGTTTTAAAAACTATCGTTATTGGCAGGACTTGGCTTTGATAGTGACTGATGGCTGTGCAGCCTTCACCAGTTCTGTGGGGGGACACATCactgagcagagctgcagaggggAGGGTGGTGTCTACATACGTTTGGccatattttgtgtttataaaATAGCTAATTAAACTTCAGGACTACATAAAACAAAGCTGCTCAACTTTTGGTTTAATGAATGATTTGTTTAACCTGAAATTTGATCACATTATGATCCTTctcaaaacacacagcagggtgGTGTTAGCCCGAAGCCTCGGCCATCACACACAGTCCTCAGACACAGAGTCAAATCTAAACAGAGAGTATGAAATTATAAAGTGTATCtaaactcagtgtgtgtgtctgtgcactcGCTCTTTCCCTGCAGCGGGATTCTGAATGTCCACCCCAGCCTGCTGCCTCGGTGGCGAGGTCCAGCACCCATCTTCCACACCATCCTGCACGGCGACACAGTGACAGGGGTCACCATCATCCAGATCCGCCCTCACAGGTAATCACAGAGGAAACATCTCAGTGTTCTTCCTGTTTCAtcctcacaaacaaacaaccagattaaaatgtcctcacacCGCAGGTTTGACGTTGGCCCCATCCTCCACCAGGAGCTCCATCAGGTCCCTGAAAACTGCACAGCTGATGTTCTCGGCGCCGTCCTGGCCACTAAAGGAGCACATCTGGTGAGCTGTTGGAACATTACCTGGTTACCTCTCACTGACAACATGCTGACGTAGTGTTTGTACTCTGGTTTGCAGCTGATTGACACTCTGAGGACGCTGCCCGACAGAGTGGCTCATAGAAGAGAGCAAACACAGACTGGTGCAACATTTGGTACGTCTgagccacacagacacagtcatgATGAGTCTCAGAAGAATTCTTCAAACTTACACATTCATTTCCTCCAATAGCCCCAAAGTTCAAGAGCTCCCTGAGCTGGGTGGTGTGGGAGGAGCAGACCTGTGACCAAATAGATCGTCTGTATCGTGCCATCGGATCACGGGTAACCACTGATCTGGACTGTTTAACTGAGCCACTGATTAGTGTTGAATATTTGACTGTAACGATCCGTCTCTCTGCCTCATCAGATCCctctgaaaactttatttatggGCAGGACGATAAAACTCCTGGATTTTGTAGGACGATGTCACATTTCATTATTAGGTAAGTTTGTCAAAATCAGATTTAATGGACCATGAATACATTTACAGAACATGTAGACTTTTTAAGTTAAGATAAGAATAATTACTGGATTATCCAGTTAATGTGTTTGTTAATGTAGAAATGATTCTGGTTTCAGGAGGTGTAATAAGCCTCAGTCCTGTTTGTTATAATCTTGAATATGTTTCACTGGGTTGCTCTGATAGGAGCTGAGATATTTTGACGTGTTAACACCAGATCCATGTTTCTGATTActgtctgcagtgtgtgcaggtgtgttaCCTTGAGATTAGTGTGTGCATATTTGCTGTTGGccagtcgccagaggaaaatgttggcattgtttgtttctgcaaacgaGGCTATGGATACgttatatttgcatgtttggTACATATTATATCTGTTAGAGCTGTTTCTTGCAAGCCCTTCTagtttcctattattttttAGTCACCTTAATGCACCACCTGACCTGGCATCTCAGAAACCTTTTAGATAAAGGTaaaggcctatgcagaaagcctaaggcggagagagcacacctctctgcccttccacgtgtctatgtggaaagcctaaggcggagagagaTGGTAATGGGCTTCCCTCTGAATCTGAGCGGAGCTTGGCTTTGAGCCCGGCGCAGCACCTCCACACAGTCTTGATAGAAATGTAACTTAGCCATAGTTTTGCGCAGGTTGCTGCTGGGGTTCTTTGGTGTGAGACCCGGATGTGGCCGATCCATGACGATGTCCTTTTGGATTTGAAGCACCTCAGACAGTAATCTAGACACGGACTCACTTGAACTCTGTGCCGAGGAGGCGGTTGCTGTGGTGTTAGACAGTCTGTTGTACTTGTGTCTCTGAAGATTAGTTGCAATTACTGTGTAAAAACTGCAGCTTTGTAGGGAGCATTTTGGCAATTAATGACCTCGTTTATAGATCAGCGCTGTTTTAAAAGCTCAGCAGGAGTTCAGCAAAAGACGTCTTACTCCATTATTCACTCTCAAACTCCCctcttttgtgcctaaacctaaccacacattaactacaGCATATGGTATACAGtgtctgctacataataacatgcaaatgtaacatatccgtggtttataaaaatgtacagtgccaacatttatccTGGCGCTTCTGTTGCCTGTGCTGATCCAGTGACGTGCTGTGAGTCTGAGCTGTCACATGtcacttgtgtgttttttcagaTGAAAGAAGGAAACCAGTCCCTGGCTCAGTGAGCTATCAGAGGGAGTCCAATACTCTGGCTGTCTGTTGTAAGGTCAGTTACACTCTGATCTATTTTGATTAggagtgaaaatgaaaaagcagtATTCATACTAAAAGGTTTGATCAGTGGTCTCTGTAAAGGCAGATCAGAAGAGCCAATCAGATGACCCAAAACATGAGAGACAGTTTCTATAAAGTGTCTTCTCCTTTAGATTTGTGTCGTTCTGACAAGTTTGTGGCTCAAACGTTTGTGTTAATCTGTGCTTCCTGTTCCAGGACGGCTGGGTGGGATTCAAGGCCGTGCTTCTGAAGAAAAGACTTACAGCAGCCGACTTCTATAACGGCTACCTGCATCAGACGGTGCAGAACAACACACCTTATCAGAGAGGTGAAGacctgtttgtcagcaggaaaCAAGGAACTGAACCTCAGCCGATGAGAAAGAACTCAACATCCTGATACAACAATCATCCTCCTCCTTTATGTGAACGCTGCGTACGTGACATCTACTAATTACATTTACAGTAGTTCATGTGTTACTCTGTCTGTTTTAAGACAtcagtatgtacagtacatttaCTGTATCCATGTATTTATAATTCTGCCACTGTactgttcatttatttgcaataaatgaatgtgctaatgactgaaatgaactttttttaaaaattcaaactAAGTCAGTGAACAGTGGTTAATACACCTGCTGCAGAGCAgcgtgttaaagggacagtttggatcTTGTGatgtggggttgtatgagatacttatctgtagtcagtgtattacctacagtttggagaagcagcaggagtgcCGACACAgaggctaagcaatgtactgctgtgaacaggggcagcagcaaaatgtattctagccattcattcattttccatttcaTCGTGGTCACACCGGGCGTAATTAAAACAGTCCACACCAGTGAATTACATGTCAAGTCAGTGTAAACATGCCATAAGATGTGTGTGGCGTGATGGACACTACATGAATGATGGGAAATATGCAAATAAAGTGAGCAGGGTGATTTCGCATCATGCGCTTTTTcgcaagagttgaaaaatctgaacttcactGACCAATTTGCTCCGTGACAGCACTGATATCCTCTGGGGACGTATGACGATGATCATTTAGCAATTCAGGAATGTCACGTGTGTATGAAGacagtcaacacaaaatattttagcGTTCAAACTTGCGCGCGTAACGCGACATGAAAGTTACAAATGCAGTTAAACTACTCAATTACATGTAGTTTAGCACTCCTCAATGCTTCCTTATTTATTGCATTTAGATATATTTgggtctttttttctccctcaaaTTCAATAACTAATATATTGTTTTAACTGTAATGTTGTTTATAAGGTCATTATTGATCCTTTTTTGATTTCCAATAAAGTTCAATGTTTCAACTGTACTTTATGTTTACGTCAAAACATTACATGAAAGtattgtatttaattttgtatttattcatgcacagagaaataaaacataatgcacatttagactttttttatactttattcaACAATACAATGTACAATACTACAAAAGCTGAAAattgaataaatataatatcAATACATAGATATTTATAATtcttataataaataaagtaagaATGGACATTacattagaaaacaaaacaaatgacaacaacaacaaaaaacagttcaTTTCACATGAGGGGGTTtcatcaaatattttttttataatattctAAAAACCTGTTACTATTCATGCAcattaaagttttgtttttttaaataaactttattgaacAATTAAAAATTACAACAAGAAAGCAAATGGGCATGAAACCGAGTATAACAAAAAATGATGTCAGCcaaaataaagggaaaaaaaacagacaaaaaaatacagcagtgtGAGCAGTCCGTTTGCATGTTTAgatttcatacattttatttaaaaagttagGAATGAGAACAAACATTACTCTCAAATTTAGATCTCATTGTATAGAATTCACTGGAAGGATATATTCTATTAATTAATTTCAAAATGAATTTCTTTTGCTTCGGTTAACATTGgataatttaacatttaagtttttaatttcAGCACATTCAGAGTTAGTTATTAGGAAGTGAATGTGATGGGGCTCCTCTCAGTGGACCGTACCACGTTACACTTTA
Encoded proteins:
- the mtfmt gene encoding methionyl-tRNA formyltransferase, mitochondrial, which codes for MWTKTAGASLRMMSHLHRCCVHTVWRRTADGRQTQLRLCRLLSSSGPPWRVLFFGSDQFAVESLKLLSSSRSSSGGVVESLEVVTLSGDVPVKKFAQHNHIPLHSWPPDTAEGQFDVGVVVSFGCLLPERLINKFPHGILNVHPSLLPRWRGPAPIFHTILHGDTVTGVTIIQIRPHRFDVGPILHQELHQVPENCTADVLGAVLATKGAHLLIDTLRTLPDRVAHRREQTQTGATFAPKFKSSLSWVVWEEQTCDQIDRLYRAIGSRIPLKTLFMGRTIKLLDFVGRCHISLLDERRKPVPGSVSYQRESNTLAVCCKDGWVGFKAVLLKKRLTAADFYNGYLHQTVQNNTPYQRGEDLFVSRKQGTEPQPMRKNSTS